One Neisseria sicca genomic region harbors:
- the nrdG gene encoding anaerobic ribonucleoside-triphosphate reductase activating protein, which produces MAALKFTIEQIVWQEVPGEVSLAFLFSGCPLRCKSCHSADAWKEGIGTELTEDYLRGRLKRYRGLISCVLFMGGEWQPEALQKMLGIVTQAGLKACLYTGLEREELEAVSDGILPYLTYLKTGRWQMELGGLDSPTTNQKFIDLRTGEVLNRLFIQDKPAPKIIPITTQPQAAAFQTA; this is translated from the coding sequence ATGGCGGCATTGAAATTCACAATCGAGCAAATCGTATGGCAGGAAGTGCCGGGCGAAGTGTCGCTGGCGTTTCTGTTTTCAGGCTGCCCGCTGCGCTGCAAGAGCTGCCACAGTGCCGATGCGTGGAAAGAAGGTATCGGCACGGAATTGACCGAGGATTATTTGAGAGGCCGTCTGAAACGCTATCGCGGGCTGATTAGCTGCGTGTTGTTTATGGGCGGGGAATGGCAGCCGGAAGCCTTGCAGAAAATGTTGGGCATCGTGACGCAGGCGGGTTTGAAAGCCTGTTTGTACACCGGTTTGGAGCGTGAGGAGCTGGAGGCGGTTTCAGACGGCATCCTGCCTTATCTGACGTATCTGAAAACCGGCCGCTGGCAGATGGAGCTGGGCGGCTTGGACAGCCCGACAACCAATCAGAAGTTTATCGATTTGCGCACGGGCGAGGTGTTGAACCGCTTGTTTATCCAAGACAAACCCGCGCCCAAAATCATCCCGATTACAACCCAGCCGCAGGCGGCCGCTTTTCAGACGGCCTGA
- the glgB gene encoding 1,4-alpha-glucan branching protein GlgB, whose protein sequence is MSEHLEEQAAGLGIDLGFHDIGGIYHATKPEVLEGIIKALQQDGFSDDLYADTLVAHENGRESLQLPAEFHSAAEVCLEDEAGGRQVLPLNHGEDGALWVALPALACGYYTLSAEAEGGVRKVRLVVAPQSVYQPKTLEHGLRMNGLTTHLYSLRSQRNWGIGDFTDLLDLMAFAADKQLDFVGINPLHALFSAKPAFASPYSPSSREWLNPIYLDVEKVGAFTYNEKLKNWLKQPNICQRIAALRITETVAYTAVWAFKRDALQRAFDAFENDGCEAAEQERAAFDAFVEERGWALEGFGLFEALDQYYNRSGEVGWLSWPAEFHDPHGEAVQRFAQGHRREIRFYMWLQWLCAEQLREVNEAAAARSVKLGIYGDLAVGVARGSADTWLNRADYCMDMAVGAPPDPFSPTGQNWDLPPLNPMMLKHTGYEKFVRLLRENMRLYGILRIDHVMALCRLWWVAGKTADFGAYVHYDADVMFAILALESRRNRCVVIGEDLGTVPDQARYLLNRYQVFSYKVVYFSKGWHGFELPEEYPEQAITVVSTHDVAPLAGYWTGKDLDLMFRLGTIPDAETFQTTLEAREHDKADLFDKLKHAGCLPADAEMSSEIDETLLTALHRYAAMSRSKLYAVQLENLLGMSDNLNVPGVSEGYPNWARKMPAALEDFPHNRLMGGQLAMIGEVRMKKNSRMKPYHELDQVERDTVESLFLATHSDLFAYLGRHRLAEGDEVVRTLIPNAWGVDIVNRETGELITSSEKVDEHGFFVAVLPEGAPNYALNVRYAEDAEPVREEDPYRFGSALKDMDSWLLAEGKHLRPYEALGAHFAEVDGVKGVSFAVWAPNAQRVSVIGEFNHWDGRRHVMRFHRDNGIWDIFIPAVKLNALYKFEIRDANGNVRQKTDPYAFGAELRPNTASVVRGLPEKVETPDFRARANAIDAPISIYEVHLGSWKRNPENNFWLTYEQLAKELVAYVKDMGFTHIEFLPVSEYPFDGSWGYQATGLYAPTSRFGSPDELRALIKAAHDEGIGVILDWVVGHFPTDDHGLAKFDGTALYEHADPREGYHQDWNTLIYNFGRNEVKNFLQGNALYWIERFGFDGIRVDAVASMIYRNYSRKDGEWIPNQYGGHENLEAIAFLRDTNTMLKEVVPSATEIAEESTSFANVTRQEGLNFSYKWNMGWMNDTLRYMMEDPINRKYHHNKMTFGMMYQYSENFVLPLSHDEVVHGKRSLLGRMPGDCWQQFANLRAYYGFMYGFPGKKLLFMGNEFAQGREWNYNEGLDWFLLDQEGGWHKGVQNFVRDLNRVYKDTAPLYQLDQWPEGFEWLVADDGNNSVFVFERRNREGNRVIVISNFTPVVHDSYRFGVNEAGEYREILNSDDPGYNGSGVSAGQILQTEEIWSHGRPNSLAVKVPPLATVYLYKAAEPRATEAAEQAEGEA, encoded by the coding sequence ATGAGCGAACATTTGGAAGAGCAGGCTGCGGGCTTGGGTATTGATTTGGGTTTTCACGACATCGGTGGAATTTATCATGCGACCAAGCCCGAGGTTTTGGAAGGGATTATTAAGGCTTTGCAGCAGGACGGTTTTTCAGACGACCTTTATGCGGATACTTTGGTCGCGCATGAAAATGGTCGGGAATCTTTACAACTGCCTGCTGAGTTTCATAGCGCAGCTGAAGTTTGCTTGGAAGACGAAGCGGGCGGACGGCAGGTTTTGCCATTGAACCATGGCGAAGACGGCGCGCTTTGGGTGGCGCTGCCGGCTTTGGCTTGCGGCTATTACACTTTGTCTGCGGAAGCGGAAGGCGGCGTCCGCAAGGTGCGGCTGGTGGTTGCGCCGCAGTCGGTTTATCAGCCGAAAACGCTGGAACACGGTTTGCGCATGAACGGACTGACAACGCATCTGTACAGCCTGCGTTCGCAACGGAACTGGGGCATCGGGGATTTTACCGATTTGCTGGATTTGATGGCGTTTGCGGCGGATAAGCAACTGGATTTCGTCGGCATCAATCCGCTGCATGCGCTTTTCAGTGCCAAGCCTGCTTTTGCCAGCCCGTACAGCCCGTCTTCGCGCGAATGGCTCAATCCGATTTATCTGGATGTGGAAAAGGTCGGCGCGTTTACTTACAACGAAAAGCTGAAAAACTGGCTCAAGCAGCCGAATATCTGCCAGCGCATTGCGGCGTTGCGGATTACGGAAACCGTCGCTTATACGGCGGTTTGGGCGTTCAAGCGCGATGCTTTGCAGAGGGCGTTTGACGCGTTTGAAAACGACGGATGCGAAGCCGCCGAACAAGAGCGGGCGGCATTTGACGCCTTTGTCGAAGAACGCGGCTGGGCTTTGGAAGGCTTCGGTTTGTTTGAGGCGTTGGATCAGTATTACAACCGCTCCGGTGAAGTGGGTTGGCTGTCTTGGCCGGCGGAGTTTCATGATCCGCATGGTGAGGCAGTTCAAAGATTTGCACAGGGCCATCGCCGCGAAATCCGTTTTTATATGTGGCTGCAATGGCTTTGCGCGGAGCAGTTGCGCGAAGTGAACGAGGCGGCTGCGGCGCGCAGCGTGAAGCTGGGGATTTACGGCGATTTGGCGGTCGGCGTAGCACGCGGCAGCGCGGACACTTGGCTTAACCGCGCCGATTACTGCATGGATATGGCGGTCGGCGCGCCGCCCGATCCGTTCAGCCCGACGGGGCAAAACTGGGATTTGCCGCCGCTCAATCCGATGATGTTGAAGCACACGGGTTATGAGAAGTTCGTCCGCCTTTTGCGTGAAAATATGCGGCTTTACGGCATCTTGCGCATCGATCATGTGATGGCTTTGTGCCGTCTGTGGTGGGTTGCGGGCAAGACGGCGGACTTTGGCGCGTATGTGCATTACGACGCGGATGTGATGTTTGCCATCCTGGCTTTGGAAAGCCGGCGGAATCGATGCGTGGTCATCGGCGAGGATTTGGGAACGGTACCCGACCAAGCGCGTTATTTGCTGAACCGCTATCAGGTGTTTTCTTATAAGGTCGTGTATTTCAGCAAAGGCTGGCACGGCTTTGAGTTGCCCGAAGAATATCCCGAACAGGCGATTACGGTGGTCAGTACGCACGATGTCGCGCCCTTGGCGGGCTATTGGACGGGCAAGGATTTGGATTTGATGTTCCGCTTGGGTACGATTCCCGATGCGGAAACTTTTCAGACGACCTTAGAAGCGCGCGAACACGATAAGGCGGATTTGTTCGATAAGTTGAAACACGCAGGCTGCCTGCCTGCCGACGCCGAGATGTCGTCTGAAATTGACGAAACGCTGTTAACCGCCTTGCACCGGTATGCCGCCATGAGCCGCAGCAAACTGTATGCGGTGCAGCTGGAAAACCTGCTGGGCATGAGCGACAACCTGAATGTGCCGGGCGTTTCCGAGGGTTATCCCAACTGGGCGCGCAAAATGCCCGCTGCGCTTGAAGATTTTCCCCACAACCGCCTGATGGGCGGCCAACTTGCCATGATTGGAGAGGTACGCATGAAGAAAAACAGCCGGATGAAGCCTTATCACGAGCTTGACCAAGTCGAACGCGACACGGTCGAAAGCCTGTTTCTTGCCACCCACAGCGATTTGTTCGCCTATTTGGGACGACACCGCCTTGCCGAAGGCGACGAGGTCGTGCGGACCCTGATTCCGAACGCTTGGGGCGTGGATATTGTCAACCGTGAAACTGGCGAACTGATTACGTCGTCTGAAAAAGTCGATGAACACGGATTCTTTGTTGCCGTGTTGCCCGAAGGCGCGCCCAATTATGCGTTGAACGTCCGTTATGCCGAAGATGCCGAGCCTGTTCGCGAAGAAGACCCTTACCGCTTCGGCTCTGCCTTAAAAGATATGGATTCTTGGTTGCTGGCGGAAGGCAAACACCTGCGTCCTTATGAAGCCTTGGGCGCGCATTTTGCCGAAGTGGACGGCGTGAAAGGCGTGAGCTTTGCCGTATGGGCGCCGAACGCGCAGCGCGTTTCTGTCATCGGCGAATTCAACCACTGGGACGGCCGCCGCCACGTCATGCGTTTCCACCGCGACAACGGCATTTGGGACATCTTCATCCCCGCCGTCAAACTCAACGCCCTCTACAAATTTGAAATCCGCGATGCCAACGGCAATGTACGGCAAAAAACCGACCCGTATGCCTTCGGCGCGGAGTTGCGTCCGAATACCGCGTCTGTCGTGCGCGGTTTGCCGGAAAAAGTCGAAACACCCGACTTCCGCGCCCGCGCCAACGCCATTGACGCGCCTATCAGCATTTATGAGGTGCATTTGGGTTCATGGAAACGCAATCCCGAAAACAACTTCTGGCTGACTTACGAACAGCTCGCCAAAGAATTGGTCGCATACGTCAAAGACATGGGCTTCACCCATATCGAATTCCTGCCCGTTTCCGAATACCCGTTTGACGGCTCGTGGGGCTATCAGGCGACCGGATTGTATGCGCCGACCAGCCGTTTCGGTTCGCCCGACGAATTGCGCGCCCTGATTAAAGCCGCCCACGACGAAGGCATCGGCGTCATCCTCGACTGGGTGGTCGGACACTTCCCGACCGACGACCACGGGCTTGCCAAGTTTGACGGCACCGCGCTGTACGAACACGCCGACCCGCGCGAAGGCTACCACCAAGACTGGAACACCCTGATTTACAACTTCGGCAGGAACGAAGTCAAAAACTTCCTGCAAGGCAATGCCCTGTATTGGATAGAGCGTTTCGGTTTCGACGGTATCCGCGTGGACGCCGTCGCCTCCATGATTTACCGCAACTATTCGCGCAAAGACGGCGAATGGATACCCAACCAATACGGCGGCCATGAAAACCTCGAGGCCATTGCCTTCCTGCGCGATACCAACACCATGCTGAAAGAAGTCGTCCCCTCCGCCACCGAAATCGCCGAAGAATCGACCTCGTTCGCCAACGTAACCCGTCAAGAAGGCTTGAACTTCAGCTACAAATGGAACATGGGCTGGATGAACGACACCTTGCGCTACATGATGGAAGACCCCATCAACCGCAAATACCACCACAACAAAATGACCTTCGGCATGATGTACCAATACAGCGAAAACTTCGTCCTGCCGCTCTCGCACGACGAAGTCGTACACGGCAAACGCTCGCTGCTCGGACGGATGCCCGGCGACTGCTGGCAGCAATTCGCCAACCTGCGCGCCTACTACGGCTTCATGTACGGCTTCCCCGGCAAAAAACTCCTGTTTATGGGCAACGAGTTCGCGCAAGGCAGAGAGTGGAACTACAACGAAGGACTGGATTGGTTCCTGCTCGACCAAGAAGGCGGCTGGCACAAAGGCGTACAAAACTTCGTGCGCGATTTGAACCGCGTCTATAAAGACACCGCGCCGCTTTACCAGCTCGACCAATGGCCGGAAGGCTTCGAATGGCTGGTTGCCGACGACGGCAACAATTCCGTCTTCGTCTTCGAACGCCGCAACCGCGAAGGCAACCGCGTCATCGTCATCAGCAACTTCACGCCCGTCGTCCACGACAGCTACCGCTTCGGCGTGAACGAAGCCGGCGAATACCGCGAAATCCTCAATTCAGACGACCCCGGCTACAACGGCAGCGGCGTATCCGCCGGACAAATCCTGCAGACCGAAGAAATCTGGTCGCACGGCAGACCCAACTCGCTCGCCGTCAAAGTACCGCCGCTGGCAACGGTTTACCTCTACAAAGCCGCCGAACCCAGGGCAACGGAGGCAGCCGAGCAGGCAGAAGGCGAAGCGTAA
- a CDS encoding HlyD family secretion protein gives MKKAVIASLAVALAAGGVWYVLQNQKETLPAWIAQSNGRLELNRIDVASLYPGRVKAVLVEEGADVKEGDILAELSSETSNSRLEEARAAELRQEEAVGRAKAAEAQMKQTVARAQANVDANRQQLRVAKMELDNARKLLADQLVSQSEVTKRQADYERAVAAIKAAEAARDEARATVAQSAAAQAEARAGVEQARAAVKAATSANDDMNIRAPIAGRVEYTIAEAGNVVAAGSKVVSLLDPADVSMNIFLPTDSMSRLKVNDDARIRLDGIDAVFPAKIKFIATDAQFTPKSVETVDERAKLMFKVKLQVPRETAVKYNRLLKGGLTGNGFVKTDAKAAWPAELAVRLPN, from the coding sequence ATGAAAAAAGCTGTTATTGCTTCTCTTGCCGTCGCGCTGGCTGCGGGCGGCGTGTGGTATGTCCTTCAAAACCAAAAAGAAACCCTACCGGCATGGATTGCGCAATCCAACGGGCGGTTGGAACTGAACCGCATCGATGTCGCCAGCCTGTATCCGGGGCGGGTGAAGGCGGTATTGGTGGAAGAGGGCGCAGATGTGAAAGAGGGCGATATTCTGGCGGAACTGTCGTCTGAAACCAGCAACAGCCGTTTGGAAGAAGCGCGGGCGGCGGAATTGCGGCAAGAAGAGGCGGTCGGTCGCGCCAAAGCTGCCGAAGCGCAGATGAAACAGACGGTTGCGCGCGCGCAGGCGAATGTGGACGCGAACAGGCAGCAGCTTCGTGTGGCGAAAATGGAGCTGGACAATGCGCGCAAATTGCTTGCCGACCAGCTGGTGTCTCAGTCGGAAGTCACCAAACGTCAGGCGGATTATGAGCGCGCTGTTGCGGCGATCAAAGCAGCCGAAGCTGCGCGGGACGAAGCGCGGGCGACGGTAGCGCAAAGTGCCGCCGCGCAAGCGGAAGCGCGCGCCGGTGTGGAACAGGCGAGGGCGGCAGTCAAAGCGGCCACGTCTGCCAACGATGATATGAATATCCGCGCGCCGATAGCGGGCAGGGTGGAATACACCATCGCGGAAGCGGGCAACGTGGTCGCGGCGGGTTCGAAGGTGGTCAGCCTGCTGGATCCTGCCGATGTTTCGATGAATATTTTTCTGCCGACCGACAGCATGAGTCGTCTGAAAGTCAATGATGATGCGCGTATCCGTTTGGACGGCATTGACGCGGTGTTCCCCGCCAAAATCAAATTTATCGCGACGGACGCGCAGTTTACGCCCAAGTCGGTGGAAACGGTCGATGAACGCGCGAAGCTGATGTTTAAAGTGAAATTGCAAGTGCCGCGCGAAACGGCGGTGAAATACAACCGCCTGCTGAAAGGCGGGCTGACGGGCAATGGTTTTGTAAAAACCGACGCTAAGGCGGCTTGGCCTGCCGAGTTGGCGGTGAGGTTGCCGAATTAA
- a CDS encoding NGK_0946 family protein, protein MKNKIAALLLTSFVITGCSAPGGSVGDLAIGSDSAAIKAGRNRESAQLSRAELEQHRRQRTNVSEELALEREKRQDKRDQVNGAMGTAANAVGLIGGIAGTAALIKAWF, encoded by the coding sequence ATGAAAAATAAAATCGCAGCCCTGCTCCTGACTTCTTTCGTTATCACCGGTTGCTCTGCCCCCGGAGGCTCCGTAGGCGATTTGGCTATCGGTAGCGATTCCGCAGCCATCAAAGCTGGCCGCAACCGCGAATCTGCACAACTCTCCCGTGCCGAGCTGGAACAACACCGCCGTCAACGTACCAATGTTTCAGAAGAGTTGGCACTGGAACGCGAAAAACGTCAAGACAAACGTGACCAAGTCAACGGCGCAATGGGTACCGCAGCCAATGCAGTCGGCTTGATTGGCGGTATCGCAGGTACTGCCGCTTTGATCAAAGCTTGGTTCTAA
- a CDS encoding TetR/AcrR family transcriptional regulator: MTTIQADEVKIMNGVTSAQFISAGIHFYPRCGYKQLSEQAIAEHLNSNLETFNRMFADKDEFVKAMLIEYSNRALGRVSFDFAQNIEDTERLYQIVWRLAVTIREHLAWIHRMLLDSEEGVDLITKALKKQHKMLACGMIQHIKACNGRENVPELALFNQFEFLNGAVISPMIMNTRYRMLGILTDEMNGRHEDLLTDSSIHQRIDWAFAALFPHYRSKARPF; the protein is encoded by the coding sequence ATGACAACAATACAGGCAGATGAGGTGAAGATAATGAACGGTGTAACCAGTGCGCAATTTATTTCCGCAGGCATTCATTTTTATCCCAGATGCGGCTACAAGCAGCTGTCCGAGCAGGCGATCGCGGAGCATTTGAATTCGAATTTGGAAACGTTCAACAGGATGTTTGCCGATAAAGACGAATTTGTGAAGGCGATGTTGATTGAGTACAGCAATCGGGCTTTGGGGCGGGTGTCGTTCGATTTTGCCCAAAACATCGAAGATACGGAGCGGCTGTATCAGATTGTCTGGCGGCTGGCGGTGACGATACGCGAGCATTTGGCTTGGATACACAGGATGCTGCTGGACAGCGAAGAAGGCGTGGATTTGATTACCAAAGCGTTGAAAAAGCAGCATAAGATGCTTGCCTGCGGGATGATTCAGCATATTAAGGCGTGCAACGGCAGGGAGAATGTGCCGGAATTGGCTCTGTTTAATCAGTTTGAGTTTCTCAACGGTGCGGTCATCTCGCCGATGATTATGAACACGCGTTACCGTATGTTGGGGATACTGACCGATGAGATGAACGGGCGGCATGAGGATTTGCTGACCGATTCGTCCATCCACCAAAGGATAGATTGGGCGTTTGCCGCGCTGTTTCCGCATTACCGCTCTAAGGCGCGTCCGTTTTGA
- the nrdD gene encoding anaerobic ribonucleoside-triphosphate reductase, with protein sequence MIRLHPEQLNGKLQFMHDYISAQNAADGSKMDANANVTQKNIATMEAEIMKDFFVQINRAQVSRKIAEIFDQSVADEYIRQIEAHEIYVHDETSLKPYCVSVTLYPFLLDGLSKLGGESKAPQHLASFCGSFINLVFAISAQFAGAVATVEFLTYFDYFARKDYGDNYLETHGKEIANHMQQVVYSINQPAAARGYQSVFWNISVYDQYYFDAMFGDFVFPDFSKPVWASVAKLQNFFLKWFNQERTKAVLTFPVVTAAMLTDGGKCKDTVFADAMAKELAEGNSFFVYLSDNPDSLASCCRLRNAIEDRTFSYTLGAGGVATGSINVITINMNRLEQDGRDLAAEVAKIHKYQYAYRKLMEEYQAAGMLPVYDAGFITLDKQFLTIGINGMAEAAESQGIKVGYNDDYINFVQGRLKTIFEANQAASKHYGVKFNTEFVPAENLGVKNAKWDKADGYQVSRECYNSYFYVVEDEEINALDKFLLHGKELVDWLDGGSALHLNLDEALPESGYRSLLDIAAQTGCNYFCVNVRITICNECGHIDKRTLHACSACGSHDIDYGTRVIGYLKRVSAFSSGRRKEHALRHYHRKAA encoded by the coding sequence ATGATTCGGCTGCATCCCGAACAGTTAAACGGCAAACTGCAATTCATGCACGACTACATCAGTGCGCAAAACGCGGCGGACGGCTCGAAAATGGACGCCAATGCCAACGTTACCCAGAAAAACATCGCCACGATGGAAGCGGAAATCATGAAAGACTTTTTCGTGCAGATTAACCGCGCCCAAGTGTCGCGCAAAATCGCCGAAATTTTCGACCAATCCGTTGCCGACGAATACATCCGCCAGATTGAGGCACACGAGATTTATGTGCACGACGAAACCAGCCTCAAGCCTTATTGCGTGTCGGTTACGCTGTATCCTTTCCTACTCGACGGGTTAAGTAAACTCGGCGGCGAATCCAAGGCGCCGCAACATTTGGCATCATTTTGCGGTTCGTTTATCAACCTGGTGTTTGCCATCAGCGCGCAGTTTGCCGGCGCGGTGGCGACGGTGGAATTTCTGACTTATTTCGACTACTTCGCCCGCAAAGACTACGGCGACAACTATTTGGAAACCCACGGCAAAGAAATCGCCAACCATATGCAGCAGGTGGTGTACAGCATCAACCAGCCCGCCGCCGCACGCGGCTATCAGAGCGTGTTTTGGAATATTTCCGTTTACGATCAATATTATTTCGACGCGATGTTCGGCGATTTCGTCTTCCCCGATTTCAGCAAACCGGTGTGGGCGAGCGTGGCGAAGCTGCAAAACTTCTTCCTCAAATGGTTCAATCAGGAACGCACCAAAGCCGTTTTGACTTTCCCCGTCGTGACCGCTGCGATGCTGACTGATGGCGGCAAATGCAAAGACACCGTGTTCGCCGACGCAATGGCGAAAGAGTTGGCGGAGGGCAATTCCTTCTTCGTCTATCTTTCCGACAATCCCGACTCGTTGGCTTCCTGCTGCCGCCTGCGTAACGCCATCGAAGACCGCACTTTCAGCTATACCCTCGGCGCAGGCGGCGTGGCGACTGGTTCCATTAACGTCATCACCATCAATATGAACCGGCTGGAGCAAGACGGGCGCGACCTTGCCGCCGAAGTCGCCAAAATCCACAAATACCAATACGCCTACCGCAAACTGATGGAAGAATACCAAGCCGCCGGAATGCTGCCCGTTTACGATGCAGGCTTCATCACGCTGGACAAACAGTTCCTCACCATCGGCATCAACGGCATGGCGGAAGCCGCCGAATCGCAAGGCATCAAAGTCGGCTACAACGACGACTACATCAACTTCGTCCAAGGCCGTCTGAAAACCATATTTGAAGCCAACCAAGCCGCCAGCAAACACTACGGCGTGAAGTTCAACACCGAGTTTGTCCCCGCCGAAAACCTCGGCGTGAAAAACGCCAAATGGGACAAAGCCGACGGCTACCAAGTCAGCCGCGAATGCTACAACTCCTATTTCTACGTCGTCGAAGACGAAGAAATCAACGCGCTCGACAAATTCCTGCTGCACGGCAAAGAACTGGTGGACTGGCTCGACGGCGGCTCCGCGCTGCACCTGAATCTCGACGAAGCCCTGCCCGAATCCGGCTACCGCTCGCTCTTGGACATTGCCGCACAAACCGGCTGCAACTACTTCTGCGTGAACGTGCGCATTACCATCTGCAACGAATGCGGCCACATCGATAAACGCACCTTGCACGCCTGTTCCGCCTGCGGCAGCCACGACATCGACTACGGCACCCGCGTCATCGGCTACTTGAAACGCGTATCCGCATTCAGTAGCGGTCGTCGCAAAGAACACGCACTACGGCATTACCACCGCAAAGCGGCTTGA